From one Cupriavidus basilensis genomic stretch:
- a CDS encoding TIGR03571 family LLM class oxidoreductase, whose translation MDLLNHAYERTLAAGQLTVGLMTPLGRKPGEMADIESELRLAARADALQFAALWARDVPLMIPQGSTMEAAALDDPFVWLSFLAGVTRSIALGTAAAVLPLRHPIHLAKSALSLDRLSQGRFILGLGSGDREAEFAAFGLDPEQRAEAFRTRWAIVRAALSPSQADRAALLSATDGYDLAVPPAARVPMMAVGSARQTLQWIAAHADAWATYHREEVRQQGRIGLWQSALRERSPGMPKPFVQSIHLDLVDDPSTEAVPIELGLRTGRWALIDYLKRLEANGVAHAMLHLAPGPRPLLGVVEELGMAVLPALRQ comes from the coding sequence ATGGACCTACTCAATCACGCTTATGAGCGCACCCTTGCCGCCGGGCAATTGACCGTAGGCTTGATGACCCCGCTCGGGCGCAAGCCCGGTGAGATGGCCGACATCGAGTCTGAGCTGCGCCTGGCCGCACGCGCCGACGCCCTCCAGTTCGCTGCGCTTTGGGCCCGCGACGTACCTCTGATGATCCCGCAAGGATCCACCATGGAAGCCGCGGCGCTGGATGACCCGTTCGTGTGGTTGTCATTCCTTGCCGGGGTAACCCGTTCGATTGCACTCGGTACGGCCGCAGCGGTGCTTCCACTGCGACACCCGATCCACCTGGCGAAGTCCGCCCTGTCGCTGGACCGGCTGTCGCAGGGCCGCTTTATCCTGGGCTTAGGCTCCGGTGACAGGGAGGCCGAATTTGCGGCGTTTGGCCTCGACCCTGAACAAAGGGCAGAAGCGTTCCGGACGCGATGGGCGATCGTCAGGGCGGCGCTGTCGCCTTCGCAGGCCGATCGTGCCGCCTTGCTGAGCGCCACCGATGGCTACGATCTTGCTGTGCCGCCGGCTGCTCGCGTGCCGATGATGGCGGTGGGTTCAGCCCGGCAAACCTTGCAATGGATCGCAGCCCATGCAGACGCATGGGCCACGTACCACAGAGAGGAAGTTCGCCAGCAGGGGCGCATTGGCCTCTGGCAATCCGCGCTACGAGAACGGTCCCCTGGTATGCCAAAGCCGTTCGTTCAGTCCATACACCTGGACCTGGTCGACGACCCTTCGACCGAGGCAGTACCTATCGAACTGGGCCTGCGAACTGGCCGCTGGGCATTGATCGATTATCTGAAGCGACTGGAGGCCAATGGTGTCGCCCACGCCATGCTGCATCTCGCCCCCGGTCCGCGGCCTCTTTTGGGCGTTGTGGAAGAACTTGGTATGGCTGTTCTTCCGGCTTTGCGCCAGTGA
- a CDS encoding LLM class oxidoreductase, which translates to MNNPSIGPVPAELQAHPGYRRVFQPGRLTFGFIMPLEGYPSSPFPTLQDHQRLATMADEAGFSALWMRDVPFYDPNFGDTGQMLDPMVYLGFLAAHTKKIALGTAGIILTLRDPLIVAKQAASADQLLQGRLLLGLSTGDRAIEYPAFGADYESRGDRFREAFGLIKTVTEQSFPRAATSYYGTFRGEIDLIPKPVGGRMPMLVIGRARQDLGWIARHSDGWIWHLSDLDRMPQLLESWRASHEEGWLRPYGYAAFFDLSENPNAPLQYVGNGIRAGRNALIALWRRQQAQGVSHVALNLKPLRRPAAEVLEELAEFVLPHFRAD; encoded by the coding sequence ATGAATAACCCTTCAATCGGTCCAGTGCCTGCGGAATTGCAGGCCCACCCCGGATACCGCCGGGTCTTCCAGCCTGGCCGGCTGACGTTTGGCTTCATCATGCCCCTGGAGGGCTATCCATCGTCGCCGTTCCCCACTCTGCAAGACCATCAGCGCCTGGCCACGATGGCTGACGAGGCGGGATTTTCTGCGCTATGGATGCGCGATGTTCCCTTCTACGACCCCAACTTCGGGGATACCGGGCAGATGCTGGACCCGATGGTGTATCTGGGCTTTCTCGCTGCTCACACCAAAAAGATCGCGCTGGGCACAGCCGGCATCATCCTGACGCTGCGCGACCCGCTCATCGTCGCCAAACAAGCCGCATCCGCTGATCAGCTGCTGCAAGGCCGCTTGCTGCTGGGGCTTTCAACTGGTGACCGCGCCATCGAATATCCGGCGTTCGGGGCGGACTACGAGAGCCGCGGGGACCGCTTCCGCGAAGCCTTCGGTCTGATCAAGACGGTTACGGAGCAGTCCTTTCCGCGCGCGGCCACTAGCTACTACGGCACCTTCCGCGGCGAGATCGATCTGATTCCGAAGCCGGTGGGTGGGCGCATGCCCATGCTGGTGATCGGCCGGGCCCGCCAGGATCTCGGCTGGATCGCCAGGCACAGCGATGGCTGGATCTGGCACCTGAGCGACCTCGACCGGATGCCGCAGCTATTGGAAAGCTGGCGGGCCAGCCATGAGGAGGGGTGGCTGCGGCCATACGGCTATGCCGCGTTCTTCGACCTGTCCGAGAACCCCAACGCCCCGTTGCAGTACGTCGGCAACGGCATCCGCGCCGGCCGCAACGCTTTGATCGCCCTGTGGCGAAGGCAGCAGGCTCAGGGCGTCAGCCACGTCGCGCTTAACCTCAAGCCCTTGCGCCGGCCCGCGGCAGAGGTGCTGGAGGAACTGGCGGAATTTGTCCTGCCCCACTTCCGGGCCGACTGA
- a CDS encoding LysR family transcriptional regulator: protein MEPNRFGDIAAFVAAVKAGSFTAAADSLSLTRSAIGKSIVRLEGRLGVRLLNRTTRKLSLTDEGLVVYERWRQILEDLEEVDATMALRRGRPTGTLKLTAPLSFGQRHILPVLDAYLKQWPELRADISFTDRFVDLIEEGFDIAIRIGIPKDDSQILTRTIAEQQFLTCASPEYLARRGVPQVPQDLAGHDTIVFQSAERPRPWRFDTPEGHYLFDGPGRLSIDSSEAMREAALAGFGLVCLPSYLTGADVRAGTLVEVLGAYRTTPDPIRVVYPSKRHLSPRIRAFIDLLVARWEAGVPWEPGTQANT from the coding sequence ATGGAGCCCAACCGATTCGGCGACATCGCCGCGTTCGTGGCGGCAGTAAAGGCTGGCAGCTTTACCGCCGCCGCCGATTCGCTCAGCCTCACCCGTTCAGCCATTGGCAAGAGCATCGTGCGCCTGGAGGGGCGACTGGGCGTGCGCCTGCTCAACCGCACCACGCGCAAGCTGAGCCTGACTGACGAGGGCCTGGTGGTATATGAACGCTGGCGCCAGATCCTGGAAGACCTCGAGGAGGTGGATGCCACCATGGCACTGCGCCGCGGCAGGCCAACCGGCACCCTCAAGCTGACGGCACCCTTGTCCTTCGGACAGCGCCACATCCTGCCGGTCCTTGATGCCTACCTGAAGCAGTGGCCCGAGCTGCGTGCGGATATCTCGTTCACCGACCGCTTCGTGGACCTCATCGAAGAAGGCTTCGACATTGCCATCCGTATCGGCATCCCGAAGGATGACTCGCAGATCCTCACTCGCACGATTGCCGAGCAGCAGTTCCTCACGTGCGCCTCACCGGAGTATCTAGCCCGGCGTGGGGTGCCACAAGTTCCGCAGGACCTGGCCGGTCACGACACCATTGTCTTCCAGAGCGCGGAGCGGCCACGTCCGTGGCGCTTTGACACGCCTGAAGGCCACTATCTGTTTGATGGCCCGGGACGCCTGAGCATCGACAGTTCGGAGGCGATGCGCGAAGCGGCGCTGGCTGGCTTCGGCCTGGTCTGCCTGCCGTCCTATCTCACGGGCGCCGACGTTCGCGCGGGCACGCTGGTGGAAGTGCTTGGCGCGTATCGCACAACGCCTGACCCCATCCGGGTCGTTTATCCCAGCAAGCGCCACCTGTCGCCGCGCATCCGGGCGTTCATCGACCTGCTGGTGGCACGGTGGGAAGCTGGTGTGCCATGGGAGCCTGGTACACAGGCCAATACCTGA
- a CDS encoding nuclear transport factor 2 family protein, with amino-acid sequence MSSTVTRHQLLDLLAAFCDTWAGRPSMPAEDLLADAVELFSSHRGHFRGAHDVLGALASDFPGLEAVHIAATNRVPRAYGSESMVSAYFHGEARQSAGNAEAVAFGGVVILSFESQGSRARIREIRIQLHWVHGESARLTGWQLPPTDRAWQPGDPPAVVVSELDAPWHRIPVSELATSNEEAAAEAWFRYAWALDQADFVLFGQCFSEDAEAELTPMGHLKGRRELMATLKAFRLPWPWMQHYGEPLQVEIQSDGSSAALLLGRVMPGRTTTPENKPLYGAHYRIQLIKDDGETWRIGQMAYVPGWFSV; translated from the coding sequence ATGTCGTCCACTGTTACACGTCATCAACTTCTGGATCTGCTTGCTGCCTTCTGCGATACGTGGGCCGGAAGACCGTCGATGCCTGCGGAAGATCTGCTGGCCGATGCAGTCGAGCTGTTCAGCAGCCACCGTGGCCATTTCCGGGGAGCCCATGATGTCCTTGGGGCGCTGGCCAGCGACTTCCCAGGCCTGGAGGCCGTGCATATCGCCGCGACCAATCGTGTTCCTCGGGCATATGGGAGCGAGAGCATGGTCAGCGCCTATTTTCATGGCGAGGCGCGGCAATCTGCCGGCAACGCTGAAGCGGTAGCGTTCGGCGGCGTGGTGATCCTGTCTTTCGAGAGCCAGGGAAGCCGTGCGCGCATACGCGAAATCAGGATCCAGCTCCATTGGGTCCATGGCGAGTCGGCCAGGCTGACGGGCTGGCAGCTGCCGCCGACCGACAGGGCATGGCAGCCCGGCGATCCGCCTGCCGTCGTCGTCAGCGAGCTGGATGCACCGTGGCATCGAATCCCGGTGTCGGAATTGGCCACCAGCAACGAGGAGGCGGCCGCCGAGGCTTGGTTCCGCTATGCCTGGGCCCTGGATCAAGCCGATTTCGTGTTGTTCGGTCAATGCTTCAGCGAGGATGCCGAGGCTGAACTGACGCCCATGGGACATCTGAAAGGGCGCCGCGAGTTGATGGCAACGCTCAAGGCGTTCCGCCTGCCGTGGCCGTGGATGCAGCATTATGGTGAGCCGCTGCAGGTCGAGATCCAGTCCGACGGGAGCAGCGCGGCGCTCCTGTTGGGACGCGTTATGCCCGGGCGGACGACAACGCCGGAGAACAAACCGCTCTACGGCGCGCACTATCGCATACAGCTGATCAAGGACGATGGCGAGACATGGCGGATTGGCCAGATGGCATACGTGCCGGGCTGGTTCAGCGTCTGA